A single region of the Nocardioides aquaticus genome encodes:
- a CDS encoding DUF2254 domain-containing protein → MRTWWANSRDLVRTRLWPVPTIAVTLALLLGLGLPELDAAVDEDLPAGVKAWLFGGDADAARTLLDAISSSMITVTALTFSLTVVTLQLASSQFSPRLLRTFAGDQFVQATLALFLATFTYSLTVLRAVRSGGDGAGEVELVPQIAVTVSFVLALASVVALVLFLAHLTQQIRPETMLRDVHDEALRTLRTTLPERDPAAGNGPPATPGPPPTASELASAEYGFLTWIDHDALLEVATEEATLLSIDVSPGDFVVVGTPLGTAWPRTGGRHDDETTERIAARVADCLQLSFERTSSQDVGFGLRQLVDVANKGLSPGINDPTTAVHALGHISAFLCVLVERDLAATVLRDEDGEARVVLRGPDLADFVDLGLSQPRRYGAEDPQVLAQILQVLLDLARRVAPDQRSVVVDHLDRVRRTVAAQSFDQTERRALEELGVEVERTLSRG, encoded by the coding sequence ATGAGGACCTGGTGGGCCAACTCCCGCGACCTGGTGCGGACCCGCCTGTGGCCCGTGCCCACCATCGCGGTGACCCTCGCGCTGCTGCTCGGCCTCGGTCTGCCCGAGCTCGACGCGGCGGTCGACGAGGACCTGCCGGCCGGGGTCAAGGCCTGGCTCTTCGGCGGCGACGCGGACGCCGCCCGCACCCTGCTGGACGCGATCTCCTCGTCGATGATCACCGTGACCGCGCTGACCTTCTCCCTGACCGTGGTGACCCTGCAGCTGGCCAGCAGCCAGTTCTCGCCCCGGCTGCTGCGGACCTTCGCCGGCGACCAGTTCGTGCAGGCCACCCTGGCCCTCTTCCTGGCCACCTTCACCTACTCCCTGACCGTCCTGCGGGCCGTGCGCAGCGGCGGCGACGGCGCGGGCGAGGTCGAGCTGGTCCCCCAGATCGCGGTGACGGTGTCGTTCGTGCTGGCCCTGGCCAGCGTCGTGGCGCTGGTCCTTTTCCTGGCCCACCTGACGCAGCAGATCCGCCCCGAGACCATGCTGCGCGACGTCCACGACGAGGCGCTGCGGACCCTGCGCACCACGCTCCCCGAGCGCGATCCTGCGGCCGGGAACGGACCGCCCGCGACCCCGGGACCGCCACCCACGGCCAGCGAGCTGGCGTCGGCCGAGTACGGGTTCCTGACCTGGATCGACCACGACGCCCTGCTCGAGGTCGCCACCGAGGAGGCGACGCTGCTGAGCATCGACGTCAGCCCGGGCGACTTCGTGGTCGTCGGCACGCCGCTCGGCACCGCCTGGCCCCGGACCGGCGGGCGTCACGACGACGAGACGACCGAGCGGATCGCCGCGCGGGTCGCCGACTGCCTGCAGCTCAGCTTCGAGCGGACCTCGTCGCAGGACGTCGGGTTCGGGCTGCGCCAGCTGGTCGACGTGGCCAACAAGGGCCTCTCCCCCGGCATCAACGACCCGACCACCGCCGTCCACGCCCTCGGGCACATCTCGGCGTTCCTCTGCGTGCTCGTCGAGCGGGACCTGGCCGCCACCGTCCTGCGGGACGAGGACGGGGAGGCCCGGGTGGTGCTGCGCGGACCGGACCTGGCCGACTTCGTCGACCTCGGGCTCTCCCAGCCCCGCCGGTACGGCGCCGAGGACCCCCAGGTCCTCGCGCAGATCCTCCAAGTCCTGCTCGACCTCGCCCGGCGGGTCGCTCCGGACCAGCGCAGCGTGGTCGTCGACCACCTGGACCGGGTGCGGCGGACGGTCGCCGCCCAGTCGTTCGACCAGACCGAGCGGCGTGCGCTGGAGGAGCTGGGGGTCGAGGTCGAGCGGACGCTCAGTCGCGGCTGA
- a CDS encoding sigma-70 family RNA polymerase sigma factor yields the protein MLETTHRGTSRGGDAERRVAADLQRAAGGDHAAFAQVYDATSARAFGVALRVLRDVAQAEEVVQEAYLQVWRFSTRFDPTRGGAVTWILIIVHSKAVDRVRAVERQARRDTIVHASDLRNRDDDDATFTAVHDRWEATRVRRALAVLTPAQRESIHLAYFDGRTHVEIADRLGLPVGTVKSRIRGGLRRLRDELAD from the coding sequence ATGCTCGAGACGACTCACCGCGGAACGAGCCGCGGGGGCGATGCCGAACGCCGCGTCGCCGCCGACCTCCAGCGGGCTGCTGGCGGCGACCACGCAGCCTTCGCGCAGGTCTACGACGCGACGTCGGCCCGTGCCTTCGGGGTGGCGTTGCGCGTCCTGCGGGACGTCGCCCAGGCCGAGGAGGTGGTCCAGGAGGCGTACCTGCAGGTCTGGCGCTTCTCGACCCGCTTCGACCCCACCCGCGGCGGGGCGGTCACCTGGATCCTGATCATCGTGCACAGCAAGGCCGTCGACCGGGTGCGGGCGGTCGAGCGACAGGCGCGGCGCGACACCATCGTCCACGCGAGCGACCTCCGCAACCGTGACGACGACGACGCGACCTTCACGGCGGTCCACGACCGGTGGGAGGCGACCCGCGTACGGCGTGCGTTGGCGGTGCTGACCCCGGCGCAGCGAGAGTCGATCCACCTGGCCTACTTCGACGGGCGCACCCACGTCGAGATCGCCGACCGGCTGGGCCTGCCGGTGGGGACGGTCAAGTCCCGCATCCGCGGCGGCCTCCGCCGGCTCCGCGACGAGCTGGCGGACTGA
- a CDS encoding fasciclin domain-containing protein has translation MKNNLIRSARLTVAALAASAVAVTMASPVEAAKPRGTTSLATVLAADSGFDRNAADYDILEAAVLAVLENDPESPVGILTQGRKRLVAFAPNDFAFERLAKAALGEDPGSEEETFGALAGALGVEAIETVLLYHVVPGQALGSTRVLASDGARLTTAQGQKVRIEVTRKGKVFVLDRADGKNARVVQVDINRGNRQVAHGINRVLMPAMPH, from the coding sequence ATGAAGAACAACCTGATCCGCTCGGCTCGGCTCACCGTCGCCGCCCTGGCCGCCTCGGCCGTCGCCGTGACCATGGCCTCGCCGGTCGAGGCGGCCAAGCCTCGTGGCACCACCAGCCTGGCCACGGTCCTGGCCGCCGACTCCGGCTTCGACCGGAACGCGGCGGACTACGACATCCTCGAGGCCGCCGTCCTGGCCGTGCTCGAGAACGACCCGGAGAGCCCGGTCGGGATCCTCACCCAGGGCAGGAAGCGCCTGGTCGCCTTCGCGCCCAACGACTTCGCGTTCGAGAGGCTGGCCAAGGCCGCGCTCGGGGAGGACCCGGGCTCGGAGGAGGAGACCTTCGGTGCGCTCGCCGGGGCACTGGGTGTCGAGGCCATCGAGACCGTGCTGCTCTACCACGTGGTGCCGGGCCAGGCGCTGGGCAGCACGCGGGTGCTGGCCTCCGACGGCGCGCGGCTGACGACGGCGCAGGGCCAGAAGGTCCGCATCGAGGTCACCCGCAAGGGCAAGGTGTTCGTCCTCGACCGCGCGGACGGCAAGAACGCGCGCGTGGTCCAGGTCGACATCAACCGCGGCAACCGCCAGGTGGCGCACGGGATCAACCGGGTGCTGATGCCGGCGATGCCGCACTGA